The following is a genomic window from Doryrhamphus excisus isolate RoL2022-K1 chromosome 3, RoL_Dexc_1.0, whole genome shotgun sequence.
TTAGCTTTTGAACTGTAAAACAGGAAGCATGTAGTCAAAGAGGAAGTGATgataacaggaagtgatgctacTTCCTATACCCGTCTGGGAAGCAGTGGGCGGCGGTGAGGACCCAGCAGCTGGAGATCAGACTCCCCCCGCAACGGAACATCTTCTCTTTGGATCTGCTGCGCCAGAAGATGGCTGCCACCCACGGGTGCGACTCCACCGCGGCCACGGTCCCGCCCACGATCCTCATCTGCTTCCTTCGGGAGGGCTGGCCACACGTCCACGCTGCTGTGGCGGGACGGGAGGGAGTTACGTTTGGAGGGGAACGATTCCGAACACCGGGGAAGGGCTTACCTGGCTCAGGGGGCTCAGTGGACTTagggggcggcggcgggggcggcggcgggggcggcggcgggggcggcggcgggggcgaCGTCACTGGCTTGACTACAAGAGCGCCAAAGTTGAAAGATTCCAAGCAATCAGGACACTGAAGACAGTAATGAGTGGAAAAGACGTAATGGAGGAATCAAACATGACGGCCTGTTGTGTCCACTTACACCACCCAGCATCACATCGAGGAATGTCACAATATTCCCACAGCAGCTGCTGGTCCTTCCACACGCGACACCACGGCCGCCGCTTGAAGTGCAGATTCCTGGTGGACACAGAACACATTAGTCCTTAAGTCCAGGACACATGATGGATCTTCTACGGACATTCGAAGACTGTGACGTCGATACTTAGAGTCATGCTAGCGTgccgttgccatggagacattTTTGCCTCCATGGAACTTGATCACCACCTGCAGTAGTTGTGTCTGCCAGCGTTGATGTCCGACGTCAGATAGCGTTCCCTGGACTCTAAGTCCCAGTCCTCACACGTCCGACCGCTCTCCGATCTGGATTGGAAGCCTCGGTAATAAATACCGACGCCCTCATAGCACCCGGGACCGGTGGCTGCTCAGACAAAGGTGGGGTTAGGCGGTCCAGAGACAAGAACTCTGAAATATACTCGTTCACCTGTCTCACAGAACGTTCCTTCAAAACCTTCGGGACACAAACAGAACATGTGCTGGCCCGTCGTCAGGCTCGGGACGGAGGTGCCTCCGTTGCGACAGATCCCTCCTAACGGATCACAGCATGCTCCGATTAACCACAGCCATGAAGGAAGCCCATCTGGGATCATTGTTGCTTCCGGGCCTTTCAAGTTGGAACCCGTCGGGACCCGACACTCGCTCACCTGACTTCCACAGCGACGAAAAAAGCGTCCGCCGTCGTCTGTCTTCCCTCGCCGAGCCCTGGGACCGGGACAGGTAAAGTTGATGTCAAAGTCAATAGACAAGAGCAGAAGAAGACACGGGTGTCCTTACAGCGCCACCTGCTGACAGCGCCGCCAACACCAGGATGAAAACACTCCTACTCGCCATGGCGTCCTCAGCCTGTGAAGATGTGGGGAAAGTTGCAGGGGAGGAGAGGAGGCGAGGGGCGGGGCCTGATGATTTGCCAGGAGAGACATGGAGGAGGACACAGTCATCActcaacatttcattcattcgttttgaatagtgcttgtcctcattagggtcatggcgagctggagcctatcccagctgactctgtgAGATGATTCAAGTCATCGACCAATCAGAGagcacatatatagtacatacttTAGCACCTATAAAAGCACCTATAAAAGATATAAGGTGGACGTGCCACTGCAAGCGTGGCATCGTCACGTGACTGCATCAACTTGATGCGTTCAAGGTCTCGGTTGAGAAGAAGCTCAATCATGACGTCAGCGAAAGTTAAATATGTACACTTGGATCCCGGAAGTCTTCCAGCAGAGTTCCTGCTTGCACGATGCTGCATTCGAGGGCGGTGGGAATCGATTCGGGAGACATTGTACTCGTTCtcaaaaagctgtaatttattaattacgGTATATTTTCAACACAACGTTTCTCTTGGATTAACCGGGATTGATTATAGTTACAATGTCtagtaacaaaaaataataatttgctaAGTCATAAagttgtattgttattattattcacagttgcaatctataaaatatatatattcagaaAAAACTCCGATAACACATCAAAAAAAGTTCCG
Proteins encoded in this region:
- the plaub gene encoding plasminogen activator, urokinase b isoform X3 yields the protein MASRSVFILVLAALSAGGAGSAREDRRRRTLFSSLWKSGICRNGGTSVPSLTTGQHMFCLCPEGFEGTFCETATGPGCYEGVGIYYRGFQSRSESGRTCEDWDLESRERYLTSDINAGRHNYCRNLHFKRRPWCRVWKDQQLLWEYCDIPRCDAGWFKPVTSPPPPPPPPPPPPPPPPPPKSTEPPEPAAWTCGQPSRRKQMRIVGGTVAAVESHPWVAAIFWRSRSKEKMFRCGGSLISSCWVLTAAHCFPDGSKAKENRFRVTLGKSALNESDDALEQTFRVEKIIVHGGFDNKEGNYNNDIALIKLKSKQGGCAQESHSVKTVCLPLPGQNLPPGFTCHIAGFGKEKQGLWYHSQYLREARVDLLADSVCRQSDYYGNKISDNMLCAARPDWSQDACEGDSGGPLVCQVDRRFFLFGVISWGEGCARKLRPGVYARVSNYNSWIQDKTGLPLK
- the plaub gene encoding plasminogen activator, urokinase b isoform X2; protein product: MASRSVFILVLAALSAGGAGSAREDRRRRTLFSSLWKSGGICRNGGTSVPSLTTGQHMFCLCPEGFEGTFCETATGPGCYEGVGIYYRGFQSRSESGRTCEDWDLESRERYLTSDINAGRHNYCRNLHFKRRPWCRVWKDQQLLWEYCDIPRCDAGWFKPVTSPPPPPPPPPPPPPPPPPPKSTEPPEPAWTCGQPSRRKQMRIVGGTVAAVESHPWVAAIFWRSRSKEKMFRCGGSLISSCWVLTAAHCFPDGSKAKENRFRVTLGKSALNESDDALEQTFRVEKIIVHGGFDNKEGNYNNDIALIKLKSKQGGCAQESHSVKTVCLPLPGQNLPPGFTCHIAGFGKEKQGLWYHSQYLREARVDLLADSVCRQSDYYGNKISDNMLCAARPDWSQDACEGDSGGPLVCQVDRRFFLFGVISWGEGCARKLRPGVYARVSNYNSWIQDKTGLPLK
- the plaub gene encoding plasminogen activator, urokinase b isoform X1: MASRSVFILVLAALSAGGAGSAREDRRRRTLFSSLWKSGGICRNGGTSVPSLTTGQHMFCLCPEGFEGTFCETATGPGCYEGVGIYYRGFQSRSESGRTCEDWDLESRERYLTSDINAGRHNYCRNLHFKRRPWCRVWKDQQLLWEYCDIPRCDAGWFKPVTSPPPPPPPPPPPPPPPPPPKSTEPPEPAAWTCGQPSRRKQMRIVGGTVAAVESHPWVAAIFWRSRSKEKMFRCGGSLISSCWVLTAAHCFPDGSKAKENRFRVTLGKSALNESDDALEQTFRVEKIIVHGGFDNKEGNYNNDIALIKLKSKQGGCAQESHSVKTVCLPLPGQNLPPGFTCHIAGFGKEKQGLWYHSQYLREARVDLLADSVCRQSDYYGNKISDNMLCAARPDWSQDACEGDSGGPLVCQVDRRFFLFGVISWGEGCARKLRPGVYARVSNYNSWIQDKTGLPLK